Proteins from a single region of Xenopus laevis strain J_2021 chromosome 9_10S, Xenopus_laevis_v10.1, whole genome shotgun sequence:
- the LOC108704268 gene encoding zinc finger protein OZF, with the protein MSNIIQLLTGEVAIRTHHVSIYFSLDEWDYIKGNKDLYREGMKEEPQQLHPVDGEYEDKGDFTAAHGNPPYPEMSPVEQPPPANGIKVEATSWEGGNQSDCSINPRTEQIQGTDTPTPIMGYSLNNSLANNYISNGIKEEPPSCEGGNKSNGCGYLPTEQVRETDKSNPTMRYYQHLSDKCISNSIKDEADSWERGNDVESSSNSLPVRTQGENTCTNIMGCSLNNSSLTENESSKYNNYKATNKSPLKKFKCKSDDCHFAFSNKRDLVRHERTHTGEKPFPCPVCGKCFARCSDLNVHKRVHTGEKPFICSECGRCFTHRANLAAHVKTHTDLKPFSCGECGKCFKRRSHLIGHQRTHTGEKPFSCSECGKRFTSRSNFTVHLSTHTEGRAFSCPDCGKSFKYRADFKVHQRIHLGEKPFLCSECGKSFTRRSHLNVHSKIHTGEKPFSCPDCGKCFSQRSDMNIHRRTHTGERPFACSECGKRFSQCSYLNIHRRIHTGERPFSCTDCGKSFIQRTHLNVHCKIHL; encoded by the exons atgtccaacatcatccagctgctgactggagag gttgccataaggactcatcatgtttccatctatttttccttggacgagtgggactatataaaaggaaacaaggacctTTACAGGGAAGGGATGAAGGAGGAGCCACAGCAGCTTCACCCAGTTG ACGGTGAATATGAAGATAAGGGAGATTTTACAGCTGCTCATGGAAATCCCCCATACCCTGAAATGTCTCCAGTggaacagcctccaccagccaaTGGGATTAAAGTGGAAGCGACTtcatgggaagggggaaaccaatcagattgcagcattaatccacgtacagaacagatacagggaacagacacACCTACTCCTATAATGGGATACAGCCTGAATAACAGCCTGGCAAATAATTATATATCAAATGGTATTAAAGAGGAACCGCCTTCATGTGAAGGGGGAAATAAGTCAAATGGCTGTGGATATCTGCCCACAGAACAGGTCCGGGAAACAGATAAATCTAATCCTACAATGAGATATTACCAACATTTGTCAGACAAGTGTATCTCAAATTCTATCAAAGACGAGGCAGACTCATGGGAAAGAGGAAATGATGTGGAAAGCAGCAGTAATTCTCTCCCCGTAAGGACACAAGGAGAAAATACATGCACTAATATAATGGGATGCAGCCTAAATAACAGTAGCCTGACTGAAAATGAGAGCAGTAAATATAACAACTATAAAGCAACAAATAAATCTCCTCTTAAAAAGTTCAAGTGTAAAAGTGACGATTGCCATTTTGCTTTTAGTAATAAGCGAGACCTCGTTAGGCATGAAAgaactcacacaggggagaaaccatttcctTGCCCAGTATGTGGCAAATGTTTTGCTCGTTGCTCAGATCTTAATGTCCACAAGAgagttcacacaggagagaaaccatttatcTGTTCTGAGTGTGGGAGATGTTTCACACACCGTGCAAACCTTGCTGCGCATGTCAAAACTCACACAGATCTGAAACCGTTTTCCTGCGGTGAATGCGGCAAATGCTTTAAACGTCGTTCGCACCTTATTGGACATCAGCGAACTCACACCGGGGAGAAGCCCTTTTCTTGCTCCGAATGTGGGAAAAGATTCACAAGCCGATCCAACTTCACAGTGCATCTCAGCACTCACACCGAGGGGAGAGCATTTAGCTGCCCGGACTGTGGAAAGAGTTTTAAATATCGAGCTGATTTTAAAGTACATCAAAGGATTCACTtaggggagaaaccatttttaTGTTCTGAATGCGGCAAGTCTTTTACACGTCGGTCGCACCTTAATGTGCACAGTaaaattcacacaggggagaaaccgttTAGCTGCCCTGACTGTGGCAAATGCTTTTCACAGCGCTCGGACATGAACATACATCGTAGGACTCATACCGGAGAAAGACCTTTTGCCTGTTCTGAATGTGGCAAACGCTTTTCACAGTGTTCGTACCTTAATATACATCGAAGGATTCACACCGGAGAAAGACCCTTTTCCTGTACTGACTGTGGGAAAAGTTTTATACAGCGCACCCACCTAAATGTGCACTGTAAAATTCatctttga
- the LOC108704274 gene encoding oocyte zinc finger protein XlCOF7.1, with amino-acid sequence MGMWEEASDTGMKGKKKKKDKNEEEEERGKKERMVNLTLEMIYLLTGEHYIPRKKSDDGGALHAPGSVIQKENNKNDKKILELMSNIIQLLTGEVAIRTHHVSIYFSLDEWDYIKGNKNLYEEGIKEESQQLPLLDCEYEDKRDIPADLGGTLCYNNEPSKIETEGAGFCADGNLTTPVISPAEQPPPANGIKEEVASWEGENQSDCSINPHAEQIQGTNTPTPITGFSLVKNLSDTSISRPFICSLCGKSFEQGSYLNEHKKTHIGVKPFSCSDCGKSFTYRSYLIKHQRIHSGEKPFSCSECTKSFADRSHLTEHQKIHTGVKPFACSECGKCFNRRSNLNKHERIHGVEAKLNCSECGKCFLSHSEFIVHQKCHEDHRPFSCSKCDSCFTNRPQLAAHQQVHRFSTSECANVFQNHSSLNSHDSPHTGEKLFSCSKCGKCFNHHSVYNTHQSTHNRKKPFSCTECGKSFSYRSQLAIHYRLHTEEKPFSCSECGKCFKNMAHLKGHWRIHTGEKPFTCSECGKCFACQPHLIDHLRLHTGEEMYNCSECHKYFNRKSNLLRHQRSHTQTKPFSCSECGKCFKHLTDLNAHHRTHTGEKPFTCTECGKCFTYRSQLSTHNHLHTGEKPFSCSECGKSFARLSRLRTHQQVHTGKKSLSDHDCALSWP; translated from the exons atgggaatgtgggaggaagcgagtgacacagggatgaaggggaagaagaagaagaaggataaaaatgaggaggaggaggagcgggggaagaaggagagaatggtgaatctgacactggagatgatctatctgctgactggagag cactacatccctaggaagaagtcagatgatgggggggccctgcatgcccctggctccgtcatacagaaggaaaataacaagaatgacaagaagatcctggaactcatgtccaacatcatccagctgctgactggagag gttgccataaggactcatcatgtttccatctatttttccttggacgagtgggattatataaaaggaaacaagaaCCTTTATGAGGAAGGGATAAAGGAGGAGTCACAGCAGCTCCCATTACTGG ACTGTGAGTATGAAGATAAGCGAGATATTCCAGCTGATCTGGGAGGAAcattatgttataataatgagCCAAGCAAGATTGAGACTGAAGGAGCAGGTTTTTGTGCTGACGGAAATCTCACAACCCCTGTTATTTCTCCAGcggaacagcccccaccagccaatgggattaaagaggaagtggcttcatgggaaggggaaaaccaatcagattgcagtaTTAATCCACAtgcagaacagatacagggaacaaaTACACCTACTCCTATTACAGGATTCAGTTTAGTGAAAAACTTGTCTGATACTTCTATATCAAGACCATTCATTTGCTCTTTATGTGGAAAAAGTTTTGAGCAAGGTTCTTATCTAAATGAACATAAGAAAACACACATTGGAGTAAAACCATTTTCTTGCTCGGACTGTGGGAAATCTTTTACGTATCGTTCATATCTTATTAAGCATCAGAGAATACACTCAGGAGAGAAACCGTTCTCTTGTTCCGAGTGTACGAAATCTTTTGCTGATCGCTCCCACCTTACGGAGCATCAGAAAATCCACACAGGAGTCAAACCATTTgcctgttctgaatgtgggaaatgtttcaaTCGTCGCTCAAACCTAAACAAACACGAAAGAATTCACGGAGTAGAAGCAAAACTGAATTGTTCtgagtgtgggaaatgttttttatcTCACTCGGAGTTTATAGTGCACCAGAAATGTCACGAGGATCATAGACCATTTTCCTGTTCCAAGTGTGACAGTTGTTTTACGAATCGTCCACAACTTGCTGCACATCAACAAGTTCACAGATTTTCGACTTCTGAATGTGCGAATGTCTTTCAAAATCATTCCAGCCTTAATTCACATGATTCGCCTCATACAGGAGAGAAACTATTCTCTTGTTCTAAATGTGGTAAATGTTTTAATCACCACTCTGTCTATAACACACACCAAAGTACCCACAACAGGAAGAAACCATTTTCATGCACTGAATGTGGGAAATCTTTCTCATACCGCTCCCAGCTTGCTATACATTACCGCCTTCACACTGAAGAGAAACCcttttcttgttctgaatgtggcaaGTGTTTTAAGAATATGGCTCACCTTAAAGGGCACTggagaattcacacaggagagaagccGTTTACTTGTTCTGAATGCGGGAAGTGTTTTGCATGTCAGCCTCACCTTATTGACCATCTTAGACTTCACACCGGAGAGGAAATGTACAACTGTTCTGAATGCCATAAATACTTTAATAGGAAAAGCAATCTCCTTAGGCATCAGAGAAGCCACACACAAACAAAACCGTTTTCTTGTTccgaatgtgggaaatgttttaagCATCTCACCGATCTTAATGCTCATCAcagaactcacacaggagagaaaccgttCACTTgcactgaatgtgggaaatgttttacatATCGGTCACAGCTTAGTACACATAACCAtcttcacacaggagagaaaccattttcctgctctgaatgtgggaaaagttttgCTCGCCTTTCGCGGCTTAGAACACATCAGCAGGTTCATACAGGAAAGAAATCATTGTCTGATCATGATTGcgctttaagttggccatag